Sequence from the Pseudobacteroides sp. genome:
CTTTAATGTCGTAATATTTGCCAAAGAAGCTGCATCTTGCAACCTGTTATTGCTTAACTCAAGAAACTCCAACTGGGTAAGATCTTCAAACCCCGAAATGTCTGAGATTTCATTGTTGGACATTTGAAGATAAACAAGTTTATTAAGGTACTTTATTTTAGATACATCCTCAATTCTGTTTCCGTTCAAAAAAAGGGATTTAAGCTCTGATAAATTCTCTATACCATTTAAATTGGCTATATTCATTCCGTCAGCACATAATTCTTTAATTTCCTTAAGCTCATCGATATTAACTTTATCTTTAGGGCCTTTATTTAAAGCCTCTCTGACAACTTTATCAAGGTTATCGTCCTCAAACCTAAAATCCTCGATTTCTGTCGATTCAGCATAGGAAGTATTGCTCGAATCAAAATTGGTCCCATTAAAATTAACCGATCCGAAATTTGAAATAATTAGAAAGACTAAAATCCCACAAATAACCTTCTTAAATCCAGCCATATCCAATTCCCCACATAAAATAATTTAAAATGTAAAATAATAATAATTTTTATATAGTTTACATATTTCAATAATACATTAAAATTTAAATTTATACAAGATAGGTAATAATCCCCTAGACATAAAAAAATACTTCACATAATCCCGGATTTATCAATAAAACATATATCCGAAAAGTGAAGTATCTTTTAACTGTTTTAATTATCAAATCAATATTGTAAAGAGCTGATTGCCTTTTTAATAAGAGCCTCATCCTCAACAACACACTGAATTACCTCGCCAATGGCTTTAGCCAATACAAAGGTTATCTTGTTGTCCTTTACCTTTTTGTCAAAAAACATTCTCTCATAAACCTCATCAACATCTATTTGATCAAGTTTCACAGGCAAGCCTATTTTCTTCAGAGTATCAACAACTCTTTGGACTTCATTTCTCTCAATCAGTTCCATATCGCAAGCCATATTTAAAGCTGCAACCATACCTAAAGACACACACTCACCATGTAAATACTTAAACTCGTATACACTTTCAATGGCATGGCCTATAGTATGGCCGAAATTGAGTATTGCTCGCAGTCCGCTTTCCGTTTCATCCTGTTCAACTACAGCACCTTTTATTGTGCAATTAACTTTAGCCAGATATTGAAGAACATCTTCATCAAAGTTAAAAATTTTGCTAACATTATAGTCTATAAAATCAAAATAATCCGAGTCTCTAATAACGCCGTGCTTTACTATCTCAGCCATTCCTGCCTGCATTTCACGGGCAGGGAGCGTCTTTAGGGTATTGACATTTAAGTACACAAACTTGGGTTGATAAAAAGCACCTATTATGTTTTTCTTTCCTTCAAAATCAACTCCTACTTTTCCTCCTACACTGCTGTCAGCTTGTGCCAGCAGCGATGTTGGGATCTGTACAAAGCTGACTCCTCTTAGAAATGTAGCTGCGACAAAACCTGTAATATCTCCCACCACACCGCCGCCAAGAGCCAAGAGTACTGAATTTCTGTCAAACTTATTGTCTATCAGGAACTTATAGATATCCCTGATAGTATCAAGATTTTTACTCTTCTCACCGGCTTCGATAATATACTTGTATACCTTAAGCCCGCTGGATTCCAATGCCTCTATACACTCGTTCCCTTGAGCTTTGTCAACATTGTTGTCTGTTATAAGTGCCAGCTTTCCGTTTACTTTTGTCAAGGCAATGCTTTTTGCCAGACTGCTGTAATCAGTTGTTATATAAATAGGATAGCTTCTATCCCCTAGGTCAATATTAACTTTAATCAATCCTGTCACCTTCTTTTATGTTTAGGTATTAAAGCACTGAACAACATCTTTCGCAAAGGGTCGGGTGATTCTCGTCTTTACCGACGCTTACACTTTGCATCCAGCATCTTTCACATTTTTCACCTTCTGCCGGAACAACCATTACCCATATTCCATCCATATACTCTCCCTTTAGTGCATTGGCTGGAACATCATTTGCTTTATTAAGCTCAAACCCTGATGTAATAAATATGGTGGCTAGCTGATCATCAATCTCTTTTATAAATCCGTAGGCTTTTTCATCTGCATATACTACAATCTTTGCATTTAGTGAAAGCCCGATGGTTTTATCCGCCCTGGCAATCTCAAGAGCTTTAGATACATCGGATCTAAGATCTAGTATTCTACTCCACTTTTCTTCAAGCTTGCTGTCAAGATACTTCTCATTGAGCACAGGCCAACTGTTTAACTGTATACTTTCTGCATCATCGGTGGCTTTATGCGGAAGGTAATGCCATATTTCCTCTGATGTAAATGCCAACACAGGAGCAAGCATTCTTACCAAAGAATCCAATATCTCATACATTACACTTTGAGCAGCTTTTCTTTCCTTGCTATCTGCTTTGGATGTATAAAGTCTGTCTTTTATTATATCAAGGTAGAAATTACTCATATCAACAACACAGAAGTTATGGATAGCATGGAACATCATATGGAACTCATAGGAACCATAAGCCTCATCAACTTTCTTTATAAGCTGCGAAAGCTTCATAAGTGCCCATCTGTCCAACTCTTCCAATTCTTCATACTTCACCATGTCTTTATCAGGGTTGAAGTCATTTATGTTTCCAAGTATATACCTGCTGGTATTTCTTATTTTTCTATAAACCTCAGAAAGCTGTTTTAGTAGCTCTTTTGAAATCCTTATGTCGGTCTTATAATCTGAAGACGCAACCCAGAGCCTTAAGATATCCGCTCCATATTCCTTTATAACATCCTCAGGATCTATACCGTTTCCTAATGATTTGGACATTTTCCTTCCCTGTCCGTCAACAACATAGCCATGGGTAAGAACTGTCTTAAATGGTGCTTCTCCCCTTGTAGCAACAGATGTCAGAAGTGATGACTGGAACCAGCCTCTGTGTTGATCGCTTCCCTCAAGATACATATCTGCAGGCCATCTTAAATCATCTCTTGTTTCAAGGACCGCTGCATGGCTTGAACCGGAATCAAACCACACATCCATTATATCGTTTTCTTTTTCAAATTCAGAACAACCGCATGTACATTTGGTTCCTCCAGGAAGAATATCTTTCGGATCCACTTCGTACCAAGAGTCCGATCCCTTTTCTCTAAAAAGTGAAGCAACTGCAGCGATTGAAGCATCGTTTATAAGCTCCAATCCACATTCCTTACAGTAGAAGATCGGTATGGGAACACCCCAGATCCTCTGTCTGGAAATACACCAGTCACCTCTATCCCTGACCATGTTGGTTATTCTCTCTTCGCCCCATTCAGGAATCCATCTTACTCCCTTTATCTTTTCCAATGCTTCATTTCTGAAGCCTTCCACTGAAGCAAACCACTGCTCTGTTGCCCTGAATATTATAGGGTCCTTACATCTCCAGCAGTGCGGATACTGATGGTCAATTTTCTCTGATGCAAGAAGAAGGTCGGTGCTTTTAAGCTCTTCAATGATTGCTCCGTTGGCTTTTGCATAGTAGAGGCCTTTAAACTTACCTGCCTCTGCTGTCAGATGGCCCTTGTCATCAACAGGTACTATAACAGGTATCTTATACTTCTGACATACCTGGAAGTCTTCTGCACCATGTCCAGGTGCCGTATGAACGCAGCCTGTACCGGCTTCGAGGGTAACATGATCCCCCAATATAACAATTGAGTTCCTGTCTAGGAAAGGATGTGCACACAATATCCCTTCCAGGTCGCTTCCGCTTAGTCTTGCAGTTATTTCATAATTTTCTATGCCCGCTGCCTTCATTACACTTTCAGTCAGCTCTACAGCCACCACATAATACTCGTTACCCACCTTAACAAGGCCATATTCAAAGTCCGCGTTTAAGCAGATGGCAAGGTTGCCCGGCAGGGTCCATGTTGTAGTTGTCCATATAACAAAGTATACATTTTCAGTGGTTCCTATGGCATTTTTTATAACACCTTTATCATCCTTCACAGGAAATTTAACATATATTGAAACAGTTGTATCCTCTGCATACTCGATTTCAGCTTCAGCCAATGCAGTTTCACAGTCAGGGCACCAATAAACCGGTCTTAATCCCTTATAAATATATCCCTTCTTGGCCATTTCACCAAAAACCTCTATCTGTTTGGCTTCAAACTCAGGATTTAATGTAACATAAGGGTTTTCCCAATCTGCTCTTACTCCAAGTCTTTTAAATGCATTTCTCTGTAAATCCAGATACTTTAAGGCAAATCCCTTGCAAGCCTGCCTGAATTTAACCGGTCCAACCTCATGCCTCTTAAGACCAAGTTCCTTAATGGCTCTCTGCTCTATAGGAAGTCCATGTGTATCCCAACCTGGAACAAATGGTGTCTCGTAGCCTGCCATGCTATAGTACTTTACAACTATATCTTTTAGTATCTTGTTTAATGATGTACCTAGATGTATTCCACCATTTGCATAAGGAGGCCCGTCATGAAGAATAAACTTTGGCTTTCCTGCATTTTTTTTCAACTGCTTATTATAAATATCCATCTCTTCCCACTTTTTTAACATATCAGGTTCTTTTTGGGGAAGATTTGCCCTCATAGGAAACTCTGTTTGCGGTAGATTAAGTGTTTTTCCATAGTCAACTGACATACTAACTCTCCTCCATATATTGTAAAATGATGACATAAAATTTATCAATTATAAAAACCCTCTCAATCCTTATAAGGGACGAGAGGGTAATTTACTCACGCGGTTCCACCCAAATTATTACTATACCAAAATAATAGATTAATATATAGTAATCACTTGTTAAATAACGGCTTTAACCGGTACTCCTTACTCTTCTATAATCGTTTTCAAAATTAAAAATGATAAATCTGTTGCATAACACTTTTAATTTAATTATACTTTTCAGGATACAACTCATGGATGATTTTCAAAAGTTAACCCTGCAGACTTCCACCAAACTCTGCTCGCTTTGAAGGTGTGGCTCCCTACTCTTTCCAATCACAGTCTTTAAACAGTATTTTTTTGTATTATACATCCTATCATTAACATATGTCAAGAAATTTCATCTTCAAGCTCAACGGAGTGCTTCAGCATTTCCATTTGAGATTGGAGCATAGCCTCAGCTTTGCTTTTATAAAGCTGGAGTTTTTTCCTTGTTTCCTCATATTCATATCTTATGCGAATAACCTGTTCGTTGGCACCCTCTATAAGCTTTTGAGCCTTAAGCTCGGCTTCCTTGTAAATGTTTTCAGCCTTTTGATATGCATTTCTCTTTATTTCCTCAGCTGTCTGCTGTGCTATAAGAAGGGTGCTTTGCAATGACTCCTCAATTCTTTTATAATGTGCCATACCTTCATTTAAAACATTAAGCTTGTCTTTGAGCTCCATGTTTTCATGTATCAAACTGCTGTAGTCCTCAATAATTTTGTCAAATGTCTCATCAACTTCCAGTTCATTATATCCCCTCACCAAGCTTTTACTAAAGGAAATATTCTTTAGTTCATTTGGAGTATAATTCATCCGCAATAACCTCCTTATAAATACTTTAGCAGGGTAATGCTTATCCTTCCTTTTTTTGTCATAGCACCAATCTTATCAACAATCACTCTTCCCTTACCTCTTATGGATATAGTATCTCCTTCACTAACCTGTTTTGTTAGACTGGAAATCTTCTCCCAATTTAAAGAAACCTTATCACCCTTGATAAATTCTCCGATTTTACTCCTTGAAATACCAAAGCCGCTGCTTGCAATACAGTCAAGCCTTAAGGATGCTACCGAAACCTTGATTTCTTTAAAGTTTCGGTCCTGGGGCTGAATTTCTCCAACATCCGTCAAAGTCACTTCAACATTGGCATTGCCAACTTTTAAAAGATTGTATTCTAAGTATTCTGCTATTTCGCTGATAACAATTATCCTGCAAATATCATCTTCCAATAAAATATCTCCAATTTTTTCTCTTTTAATACCTAATCCCATCAATGAACCTAAAAAATCACGATGGGTAAGAGATATCCTGCTTTTCCATTTAACCTCAATTACTTTTAAAGGGTATTCATAAGTGTGAAAATCGGAAATAGACATGCCTTGTGGGCAGAAAATGGCAATCTCCCGTTCTGCCCCAGTGTATCCACCATAAAAGACACAATTGACGCCTGAGTTGTCTCCAATTGATTTTTTTATAATATTAGATTGGTATGGATCTAGGAAATCCGTACTTGTTATACAATGTGAATTTTGAGCCTTTAAGGCTTTATCAATGACTTTTGAAAGGAATATCTTGTCATCAATTCCTGATATTCTTTTTAAAATCGCATCTCTGTTAATCATAGGTTAAAATACTGAAAAAATTTGCGGTACACCAAATATGGATGATATCAATGATGATAATATCCATATTAAGAAAATAGCAATGATAGGGGATACATCAATCATTGAATTTTTCCCCCATTCAGTCCTTCCTAAAAATGTCTTTATCGGTACCAAAACCGGTTCGGTAACCTGATATAGTATATTAATAAACTGGTTGTCCTTCTGAATAGGCAAAAACGAAAGCAAAGCTCTCAATATAACTGCATATTTAACGATCTGCAGAACTATCACAATTGCCAAGCCAAAAATACTAAATACCTGCATTAGAAGCCTCCATTATTTTGCCCAGGGAAACACACCTTTATTTCTAAGCTCTTCCTTAAAATCAGCCATAATATCTACGTTATTTGGTGCAATAATAAATATGTTTGCAGACACCCTCTGTATACTTCCATCCAAAGCATATACAGCACCGCTTAAGAAGTCAACAACCCTGCGGGCACTTTCCTTCTCAAGGCCTTCCAAATTAACAACGATAGGCTTTTTGTTTTTAAGATGATCGCCGATATTCTGAGCGTCTTCAAAGTTCTCCGGCTGCATAACAACTAATTTGTACTGTGATGCAGTATGAATGTTTACAACCTTGTTTTGCTGAGATTTTTTGTTGGAATTAAAAAACTGAGGCTGTGCGATATCGTCCCTTTCCCTTTCGACTTCCTTCTCGTCAACCAGCTCGTCCTCTTCTTCAGCTTCCCAACCAACAAAGTTGAGAACTTTGTTTATCAATTTAGCCATGGTTTTTTCCTCCTGTTTTATCATTAGTATGTATTTAATTTGTTTTATAAACAAAATTACCTTTTACCAAAAATGGCCGTACCGATCCGAACTATATTTGCACCTTCTTCTATAGCCGCTTCGAAATCGTTACTCATTCCCATTGATAAAAGCTTCATATCTATATTATCAATATTTTCCTCTCGTATGTCAATAAATATTTTATATAATTCCTTGAAAACAGGTCTTACAGCCTCAATATCTTGAAGGTATGGAGCAATTGTCATGAGTCCCTTTACCTTAACTGCATCAAATGGATTGATCTTTTTAATAAAGTCTTTTACCTCATGATGAGACAGCCCAAACTTGCTTTGTTCTCCGGCAACATTAACCTGGACAAGAACATCAATAACCCTTCCGGCTTTTTCAGCCTTTTTTTGTATCTCCTGTACCAGCTCCATACGATCCACGGAATGAATAAGATTTACCTTGTCAATTATATACTTTACTTTATTCGTCTGTAAATGTCCGATTAAATCCCACCTACAATCTCTATTTAAAATATCGTACTTTTCACACAATTCCTGAACCCTATTTTCACCTAAAACATTTAATCCTTGATCTATTGCACAATTTATTTTTTCTATACCAACTGTTTTAGTCACTGCAATTATTTGTATGTCTTCAAGTTTCCTGCCTGAGCGATGTGCTGCTGCAGCAACCCTTTTACTAACCTCTTCAATATTTCTTTTGATATAGTCAAATTCACCTGTCATTTTATAATCAGCTGCCCTTCTTTAATATTACTTGGGTTTATGACATAAGTATCATAAAGGCTGACCTGTCCATCCACCTTCTTATCAATACTCTTAATAATTGCAAATTCACCGCTTCTTCCAACAATCTCAACATTTCTAATTTTTGCGTCGTTTGCTTTTACGAGAACAATTTTGCCCATTTTACCATCAGGGTTAATATCAAAAAGACTTTTGTATGATACCTCAAGGCCGTCATAGGAGTTTTTGATTATGTCTATATTAACTTTACGTAAGAATGTGGTCTCGCTTAGACCTTTGTCCGTCTTAAATACAACAGTACTTTTATTTCCGTTTGTATCCGAAATACTTACAGGAACAGCATTTACAATCTTATTTATATCATTTATTCTAACATTAACATTTTTACCTAATTTTAACATATCTGATTGTTTTTTGTCCATAATCACTGCTATATAAATATAAATACCCTTTATAATTTTTGCAAAAGGCTTATTTACCTGGACTGTTCCAAGATTTACTTCAGGTCTTATCTCTTTTTTTAGGAGCTCAGTAATTTCATCAACTTTTATAGTGTCTATAGTATTTGGATTTAGAACCCTCTCGTATCCATCAACATAATATGAGATTATACCCGGTGAATTGGCATAAATTTGACGGGTTCCGGCATTTATAACCGCTTGAAGATTATTTCTCTTAAGACTTAAAGCACCAATCTGACTGTCAGGAGTCCCAAGACTACTTAATATCTCCGCTTTTTTATGGATAATGATGTCTATTTCTTTCTTGACATCAACTAATTTCTCAAAATTGTTTTCATTACAAGCTGTAGATATGGCAGAAACCTTCTCTGCAATATTATTATCGAGTTTAATGATATCCTGAGAAAACAAACCCTGTTTTTCACTTTTTTCCTTCCTCAACTTAAGAATCTCTGAGTCAAGTTTAGAAAGATCCTCCAACTCTTTAGCAGATGTATCCTTTAAAACAGTAGCAATTTTATATTTAAGAGGAATCTTCTCCCCCTCACCCACCTCCGATATATACTTCCCTTCAAAGGGAGAGTCTATAGGTTCTTCATCCCGGATAATCAAACCATCCAGGTTAAATGAATCTTCAATCGTACCTGATCTTATAATATCGGTGGCAATATCCTTCCCATAAATCCAGTGAAACAATGATGGAATATACATCAGCAAGAATAAAACAACCATAAGAGCACCAAGTTTAATACCTTTATTTTTATTCCCTTCCTGCATAACTCTCCTCCATCCGGTTTATATATATTAATCAAATTCCTATATCTTAACAATTCCCTGCTCAAAAAGCTTTTGTACCGCTATTATAACCCCGAGCTTAACGTGTTCATAAACCAATCCGCCCTGCATATAAGCTATGTAAGGCTCTTTAATGGGAGCATCCGCACTTAATTCAATGGATGCACCCTGTATAAAAGTCCCAGCTGCCATGATGACAGGAGAATCATATCCCGGCATGTCCCATGGCTGGGGCGTAACATAGGCA
This genomic interval carries:
- the aroB gene encoding 3-dehydroquinate synthase — translated: MIKVNIDLGDRSYPIYITTDYSSLAKSIALTKVNGKLALITDNNVDKAQGNECIEALESSGLKVYKYIIEAGEKSKNLDTIRDIYKFLIDNKFDRNSVLLALGGGVVGDITGFVAATFLRGVSFVQIPTSLLAQADSSVGGKVGVDFEGKKNIIGAFYQPKFVYLNVNTLKTLPAREMQAGMAEIVKHGVIRDSDYFDFIDYNVSKIFNFDEDVLQYLAKVNCTIKGAVVEQDETESGLRAILNFGHTIGHAIESVYEFKYLHGECVSLGMVAALNMACDMELIERNEVQRVVDTLKKIGLPVKLDQIDVDEVYERMFFDKKVKDNKITFVLAKAIGEVIQCVVEDEALIKKAISSLQY
- the ileS gene encoding isoleucine--tRNA ligase, with protein sequence MSVDYGKTLNLPQTEFPMRANLPQKEPDMLKKWEEMDIYNKQLKKNAGKPKFILHDGPPYANGGIHLGTSLNKILKDIVVKYYSMAGYETPFVPGWDTHGLPIEQRAIKELGLKRHEVGPVKFRQACKGFALKYLDLQRNAFKRLGVRADWENPYVTLNPEFEAKQIEVFGEMAKKGYIYKGLRPVYWCPDCETALAEAEIEYAEDTTVSIYVKFPVKDDKGVIKNAIGTTENVYFVIWTTTTWTLPGNLAICLNADFEYGLVKVGNEYYVVAVELTESVMKAAGIENYEITARLSGSDLEGILCAHPFLDRNSIVILGDHVTLEAGTGCVHTAPGHGAEDFQVCQKYKIPVIVPVDDKGHLTAEAGKFKGLYYAKANGAIIEELKSTDLLLASEKIDHQYPHCWRCKDPIIFRATEQWFASVEGFRNEALEKIKGVRWIPEWGEERITNMVRDRGDWCISRQRIWGVPIPIFYCKECGLELINDASIAAVASLFREKGSDSWYEVDPKDILPGGTKCTCGCSEFEKENDIMDVWFDSGSSHAAVLETRDDLRWPADMYLEGSDQHRGWFQSSLLTSVATRGEAPFKTVLTHGYVVDGQGRKMSKSLGNGIDPEDVIKEYGADILRLWVASSDYKTDIRISKELLKQLSEVYRKIRNTSRYILGNINDFNPDKDMVKYEELEELDRWALMKLSQLIKKVDEAYGSYEFHMMFHAIHNFCVVDMSNFYLDIIKDRLYTSKADSKERKAAQSVMYEILDSLVRMLAPVLAFTSEEIWHYLPHKATDDAESIQLNSWPVLNEKYLDSKLEEKWSRILDLRSDVSKALEIARADKTIGLSLNAKIVVYADEKAYGFIKEIDDQLATIFITSGFELNKANDVPANALKGEYMDGIWVMVVPAEGEKCERCWMQSVSVGKDENHPTLCERCCSVL
- a CDS encoding DivIVA domain-containing protein gives rise to the protein MNYTPNELKNISFSKSLVRGYNELEVDETFDKIIEDYSSLIHENMELKDKLNVLNEGMAHYKRIEESLQSTLLIAQQTAEEIKRNAYQKAENIYKEAELKAQKLIEGANEQVIRIRYEYEETRKKLQLYKSKAEAMLQSQMEMLKHSVELEDEIS
- a CDS encoding RNA-binding protein; the encoded protein is MINRDAILKRISGIDDKIFLSKVIDKALKAQNSHCITSTDFLDPYQSNIIKKSIGDNSGVNCVFYGGYTGAEREIAIFCPQGMSISDFHTYEYPLKVIEVKWKSRISLTHRDFLGSLMGLGIKREKIGDILLEDDICRIIVISEIAEYLEYNLLKVGNANVEVTLTDVGEIQPQDRNFKEIKVSVASLRLDCIASSGFGISRSKIGEFIKGDKVSLNWEKISSLTKQVSEGDTISIRGKGRVIVDKIGAMTKKGRISITLLKYL
- a CDS encoding YggT family protein codes for the protein MQVFSIFGLAIVIVLQIVKYAVILRALLSFLPIQKDNQFINILYQVTEPVLVPIKTFLGRTEWGKNSMIDVSPIIAIFLIWILSSLISSIFGVPQIFSVF
- a CDS encoding cell division protein SepF, which produces MAKLINKVLNFVGWEAEEEDELVDEKEVERERDDIAQPQFFNSNKKSQQNKVVNIHTASQYKLVVMQPENFEDAQNIGDHLKNKKPIVVNLEGLEKESARRVVDFLSGAVYALDGSIQRVSANIFIIAPNNVDIMADFKEELRNKGVFPWAK
- a CDS encoding YggS family pyridoxal phosphate-dependent enzyme yields the protein MTGEFDYIKRNIEEVSKRVAAAAHRSGRKLEDIQIIAVTKTVGIEKINCAIDQGLNVLGENRVQELCEKYDILNRDCRWDLIGHLQTNKVKYIIDKVNLIHSVDRMELVQEIQKKAEKAGRVIDVLVQVNVAGEQSKFGLSHHEVKDFIKKINPFDAVKVKGLMTIAPYLQDIEAVRPVFKELYKIFIDIREENIDNIDMKLLSMGMSNDFEAAIEEGANIVRIGTAIFGKR
- a CDS encoding HlyD family efflux transporter periplasmic adaptor subunit, coding for MQEGNKNKGIKLGALMVVLFLLMYIPSLFHWIYGKDIATDIIRSGTIEDSFNLDGLIIRDEEPIDSPFEGKYISEVGEGEKIPLKYKIATVLKDTSAKELEDLSKLDSEILKLRKEKSEKQGLFSQDIIKLDNNIAEKVSAISTACNENNFEKLVDVKKEIDIIIHKKAEILSSLGTPDSQIGALSLKRNNLQAVINAGTRQIYANSPGIISYYVDGYERVLNPNTIDTIKVDEITELLKKEIRPEVNLGTVQVNKPFAKIIKGIYIYIAVIMDKKQSDMLKLGKNVNVRINDINKIVNAVPVSISDTNGNKSTVVFKTDKGLSETTFLRKVNIDIIKNSYDGLEVSYKSLFDINPDGKMGKIVLVKANDAKIRNVEIVGRSGEFAIIKSIDKKVDGQVSLYDTYVINPSNIKEGQLIIK